A single genomic interval of Osmerus eperlanus chromosome 14, fOsmEpe2.1, whole genome shotgun sequence harbors:
- the rgs12b gene encoding regulator of G-protein signaling 12b isoform X2, translating to MFRQADTSSKRRHGGGLPLSPPPPPQGRIRGVEVARGRTGYGFTLSGQGPCVLSCILKGSPADYMGLRSGDHILSVNDINVSKASHEDVVKLIGRCTGILHLVIAEGERHRGGRHHGSRRGAGGGAGAHVDSCSSDEELGSFHDNGGSGANNNSHQHKGGSRGGWFKPKLDHKALGINRAERVVAEMQSGGIFSMIFENSSHSSSSSEKERVIAPGPSSSSSSSSKPRPLSEPEFPPYRNSHPHSRSNPNLLSEEEMARVLNDDSVFLDSYQHPLHHHQEDQELEVGVGDDFALEPSEGILNVGMMVGYLGSIELASTGASLESDSLQAIRGSMRRLRAEQKIHSLVLMKVMHDCVRLVSDRGQVLATYPAEKLAFSACCPDDRRFFGLVTMQATDDHEDCRYGNGQEEEGGLRTSCHVFIVDPDLCHHQVHAGVARRFRFECTPDPDTGGCLEFPPTSQPLLQFVSVLYRDMGENIEGVRARAFVDPDNDAQQNHSTSSNSDSGIGNFLPEDKSNRVLLVDLGGNAHSPGVRHWDSPPPSSQAWGPAHQGGGPSLPPPPPPLIRNGYRHDLHLADLPHPHPLPHPNPHPEPSGRHPPRGGHPHHYPPGKRGGAGGEKRGGGEASSQRWLPVHVLRDWRHHPGGGGGGLGPGLSSDQESYAESTDGWSSANCSTLPPPMNKIPADRYRAPLPGGDLAQPHRLTAQKDEWAKKLFGAGAGGEKGARSQNNGKKRGSTKDGDKKGGRFRGLTMGFPPLPQRSSGRRSFGRSKRLSLARSLDDLESAAVSDGELNSVDLKGCGSANSLNSNASLPSVQCHRKHTERRVASWAVCFERLLQDPVGVRYFSEFLKKEFSEENILFWEACEFFSHVPENDKKQLSQRAREIYNSFLSSKATTPVNIDSQAQLADDILNAPRPNMFKEQQLQIFNLMKFDSYTRFLKSLLYQECMLAEVEGRPLPDPYHVPSSPTPTSRHSTGSDRSNLSTPKKDDKKTKSVRTLNEESRDELVDKKKNPFFSWSRKGASFGKGTKKRDLADFNLNFSGSNGRRESQGSLSSGASLELGTSGSGKNEVAERGASLPLRHCNISLPDGSCCPVPLRSGVSIRELLLGLCEKLCINLAAVDLFLVGGDKPLVLDQDCMTLCSRDLRLEKRTLFRLDLVPINRSVGLKAKPTKPVTEVLRPVVAKYGLHLSDLVARISGETEPLDLGLPISNLDGLRVVLDAADHSPGTDKQKLAPSKSHAPPPTTTRNQSTTSSSTSYPKHRATEQTTSEVC from the exons ATGTTCAGACAGGCAGATACGTCATCCAAGAGACGTCATGGGGGCGGGCTGCCCTTgtccccgcctccccctccccagggtcGAATCCGTGGTGTGGAGGTGGCGCGGGGAAGGACGGGGTACGGCTTTACCCTGTCAGGCCAGGGCCCCTGTGTCCTGAGCTGCATTCTGAAAGGAAGCCCCGCTGACTACATGGGCCTGCGCTCTGGCGACCACATCCTGTCCGTCAATGACATCAACGTCTCCAAGGCGTCCCACGAAGACGTGGTCAAGCTCATCGGCCGTTGCACTGGCATCCTTCACCTGGTGATCGCTGAGGGGGAGCGTCACCGCGGTGGCCGTCACCATGGCAGCCGACGAGGTGCCGGGGGCGGGGCGGGCGCTCACGTGGACTCGTGCTCCAGCGACGAGGAGCTGGGCAGTTTCCATGACAACGGTGGCAGCGGcgccaacaacaacagccaccaaCACAAAGGAGGATCCAGGGGAGGCTGGTTCAAGCCCAAACTGGACCACAAGGCCCTGGGCATCAACAGGGCTGAAAGGGTAGTGGCAGAGATGCAGTCAGGAGGGATATTCAGCATGATCTTTGAAAACTCTAGCCATTCTTCCAGCAGCTCTGAGAAAGAGCGAGTCATCGCCCCcgggccttcctcctcctcctcctcctcctccaagccTCGTCCACTCTCCGAACCTGAGTTCCCCCCCTACCGGAactcccacccccactcccgcAGCAACCCTAACCTCCTGTCGGAGGAGGAGATGGCCAGGGTGCTCAACGATGACTCTGTCTTTCTGGACTCCTACcagcaccccctccaccaccaccaggaggaccaggagcTGGAGGTGGGAGTCGGGGATGACTTTGCTCTAGAGCCCAGCGAAGGCATCCTGAACGTGGGCATGATGGTGGGGTACCTGGGCTCCATTGAGCTGGCCTCCACGGGAGCCAGTCTGGAGAGCGACAGCCTGCAGGCCATCAGGGGCAGCATGAGGCGGCTCCGTGCCGAGCAGAAGATCCACTCCCTGGTGCTCATGAAG GTGATGCATGACTGTGTGCGCCTGGTCAGTGACAGGGGTCAGGTCCTGGCCACCTATCCTGCCGAGAAACTCGCCTTTAGCGCCTGTTGCCCCGACGACCGCCGCTTCTTCGGGCTGGTCACCATGCAGGCCACGGACGACCACGAGGACTGTCGCTACGGCAACGGGCAAGAGGAAGAGGGTGGTCTGAGGACCTCCTGTCATGTTTTCATTGTGGATCCCGATCTGTGTCACCACCAG GTGCATGCTGGTGTAGCGAGGCGGTTCAGGTTTGAGTGTACCCCGGACCCAGACACCGGGGGCTGTCTGGagttcccccccacctcccagcctCTGCTCCAGTTCGTCTCGGTCCTGTACCGGGACATGGGGGAGAACATCGAGGGGGTGCGGGCTCGGGCCTTTGTGGATCCGGACAACGACGCCCAGCAGAACCAcagcaccagcagcaacagCGACAGCGGCATCGGCAACTTTCTGCCTGAGGATAAGAGCAACAGGGTTCTATTGGTAGATCTGGGAGGCAACGCCCACAGCCCGGGCGTACGTCACTGggacagcccccctccctcctcgcaGGCCTGGGGCCCCGCCCACCAGGGTGgcggcccctccctccccccgccccctccgcccTTGATCCGAAACGGCTACCGCCACGACCTCCACCTGGCcgacctcccccaccctcaccccctgccccaccccaaccctcacccggAGCCCTCCGGCAGACACCCCCCTCGGGGAGGGCACCCCCACCACTACCCcccagggaagagagggggagcaggaggagagaagagaggaggaggggaggcttcCTCACAGAGGTGGCTGCCCGTCCACGTGTTGAGAGACTGGCGTCATCatccagggggaggaggaggaggcctgggCCCGGGACTGAGCAGCGACCAGGAGTCCTACGCTGAGTCCACAGACGGCTGGTCCTCAGCGAACTGCAGCACCCTTCCGCCACCCATGAACAAGATCCCTGCCGACCGCTACCGTGCTCCGCTGCCCGGGGGAGACCTGGCCCAGCCACACAGGCTCACTGCACAGAAGGACGAGTGGGCCAAGAAGCTGTttggggccggggccgggggtGAGAAAGGAGCTAGGAGTCAAAACAATGGGAAGAAAAGAGGGAGCACGAAAGATGGAGACAAAAAG gGCGGTCGTTTCCGGGGTCTGACCATgggcttcccccccctcccccaacgctCCTCCGGGCGCCGTTCCTTCGGACGCTCCAAACGCCTCAGCCTGGCACGCTCACTGGACGACCTGGAG TCTGCCGCAGTCTCAGATGGAG AGCTCAACAGCGTGGACCTCAAGGGTTGCGGCAGTGCCAACAGCCTGAACAGTAACGCCAGCCTGCCCAGTGTCCAGTGCCACCGCAAGCACACCGAGAGACGGGTGGCCAGTTGGGCCGTGTGCTTCGAGAGGCTGCTGCAGGACCCTGTGGGCGTCCGCTACTTCTCG GAGTTTCTGAAGAAGGAGTTCAGTGAGGAGAATATCCTGTTCTGGGAGGCCTGTGAGTTCTTCAGCCATGTGCCAGAGAACGACAAGAAACAG ctctcccagAGGGCCAGAGAGATCTACAACAGCTTCCTGTCCAGTAAGGCCACCACACCGGTCAACATCGACAGCCAGGCCCAGCTGGCTGATGACATCCTCAACGCCCCCCGGCCCAACATGTTCAAGGAGCAGCAGCTACAG ATCTTTAACCTGATGAAGTTTGACAGCTACACGCGCTTCCTCAAGTCTCTGCTGTACCAGGAGTGCATGCTGGCCGAGGTGGAGGGCCGGCCCCTGCCTGACCCCTACCACGTCCCCagcagccccacccccacctccagacacagcaCCGGCTCCGACCGCTCCAACCTCTCCACGCCCAAAAAG GACGACAAGAAGACCAAGTCGGTTCGTACACTCAACGAGGAGAGCAGAGACGAGCTggtggacaagaagaagaaccCCTTCTTCTCCTGGTCCAGGAAAGGGGCAAGCTTCGGCAAGGGGACCAAAAAACGAGACCTGGCCGACTTCAACTTGA ATTTCTCGGGCAGCAATGGTCGCCGGGAGTCTCAGGGGTCCTTGTCGTCGGGGGCCAGTCTGGAACTGGGAACATCAGGGTCTGGGAAGAACGAg gtagCGGAGCGAGGCGCCAGTCTGCCTCTGAGGCATTGCAACATCAGCCTGCCTGACGGCTCGTGCTGCCCGGTGCCTCTGCGGTCTGGGGTCTCCATCCgggagctgctgctgggcctgtGTGAGAAGCTCTGCATCAACCTCGCCGCCGTCGACCTCTTCCTGGTGGGCGGAGACAAG CCTCTGGTTTTGGACCAGGACTGTATGACACTGTGTTCTCGGGACCTGAGACTGGAGAAGCGTACACTCTTCAG ACTGGACCTGGTTCCTATCAACCGCTCTGTGGGTCTGAAGGCCAAGCCCACCAAGCCTGTCACCGAGGTCCTCCGCCCCGTGGTGGCCAAGTACGGCCTGCACCTCTCGGACCTGGTGGCACGCATC AGTGGGGAGACTGAACCACTAGATCTAGGTCTTCCTATATCAAACCTAGACGGACTCAGAGTTGTGTTGGATGCAGCAGACCACAGCCCTGGAACAG ATAAACAGAAACTCGCTCCTTCTAAAAGCCACGCCCCCCCACCCACGACAACCAGGAACCAATCAACAACA